One Streptomyces sp. ML-6 genomic region harbors:
- a CDS encoding substrate-binding domain-containing protein: MNATTRRLVMGTAAISMALSLTACGKAGDDKDSGSGGDGRTIGLLLPENKTTRYETFDRPIIEDKIKSLCGDCEIKYNNAAQDTETQKKQFDALVTQGVKVIILDTVDYKAAKSWVQQAAKKDVKVVAYDRLAEGPISAYVSYDNEKIGQLQGEALVKALGAKAEDSNVVMINGSPTDPNAPFFKKGAHSVLDKQVKKVVYEQDIPDWSADEANKKMGAAIDSLGKDGFQAVYSANDGMAGGIITALKKQAVKVPVGGQDSELAGLQRIIAGEQAFSIYKQIKPEAETTAEIAVRLLKGEKIDDLAPVEVDSLSGEFKGIPSKLYDASVVTKENIASTIIADKVYKVEEICTAQYKAACDAAGIK, encoded by the coding sequence ATGAACGCAACGACGCGACGCCTGGTCATGGGAACGGCTGCGATCTCGATGGCCCTCTCCCTCACCGCCTGCGGCAAGGCGGGTGACGACAAGGACTCCGGCAGCGGTGGCGACGGCAGGACCATCGGTCTGCTCCTGCCGGAGAACAAGACCACGCGTTACGAGACGTTCGACCGCCCGATCATCGAGGACAAGATCAAGTCGCTGTGCGGCGACTGCGAGATCAAGTACAACAACGCCGCGCAGGACACCGAGACCCAGAAGAAGCAGTTCGACGCGCTCGTCACGCAGGGTGTGAAGGTCATCATCCTGGACACCGTCGACTACAAGGCCGCCAAGTCCTGGGTCCAGCAGGCCGCGAAGAAGGACGTCAAGGTCGTCGCGTACGACCGTCTCGCCGAGGGCCCGATCTCCGCCTACGTGTCGTACGACAACGAGAAGATCGGTCAACTCCAGGGCGAGGCGCTGGTGAAGGCGCTGGGCGCCAAGGCCGAGGACAGCAATGTCGTCATGATCAACGGTTCGCCGACCGACCCCAACGCCCCCTTCTTCAAGAAGGGCGCGCACAGCGTCCTCGACAAGCAGGTCAAGAAGGTCGTCTACGAGCAGGACATCCCGGACTGGTCGGCGGACGAGGCCAACAAGAAGATGGGCGCGGCCATCGACTCCCTGGGCAAGGACGGCTTCCAGGCCGTCTACTCGGCCAACGACGGCATGGCCGGCGGCATCATCACCGCCCTGAAGAAGCAGGCCGTGAAGGTCCCGGTCGGCGGCCAGGACTCCGAACTCGCCGGTCTGCAGCGCATCATCGCGGGCGAGCAGGCCTTCTCGATCTACAAGCAGATCAAGCCGGAGGCCGAGACCACCGCCGAGATCGCCGTCAGGCTCCTCAAGGGCGAGAAGATCGACGACCTGGCCCCGGTCGAGGTCGACAGCCTCTCCGGCGAGTTCAAGGGCATCCCCTCGAAGCTGTACGACGCCTCGGTGGTGACCAAGGAGAACATCGCCTCCACGATCATCGCGGACAAGGTGTACAAGGTCGAGGAGATCTGCACCGCCCAGTACAAGGCGGCCTGCGACGCCGCCGGCATCAAGTAA
- a CDS encoding ATP-binding cassette domain-containing protein, giving the protein MIHVSAAPVLALRGISKRFGAVQALTDVDLEIRAGEVVALVGDNGAGKSTLVKTISGVHPIDEGAIEWKGGTVRINRPHDAQELGVATVYQDLALCDNLDVVANLFLGRELRRASVLDEIAMEKRAKELLDTLSIRIPSVRIPVASLSGGQRQVVAIARALIGDPEVVILDEPTAALGVEQTAQVLDLVERLRERGHGVILISHNMADVRAVADKVAVLRLGRNNGVFDVATTSHEEIISAITGATDNAVTRRQARTATKEGAK; this is encoded by the coding sequence ATGATTCACGTGTCCGCTGCGCCCGTGCTGGCGTTGCGCGGAATCTCCAAGCGGTTCGGCGCCGTCCAGGCGCTCACCGATGTGGACCTGGAGATTCGTGCCGGCGAAGTGGTCGCCCTGGTCGGCGACAACGGCGCCGGCAAGTCGACCCTCGTCAAGACCATTTCGGGGGTCCACCCGATCGACGAAGGCGCCATCGAGTGGAAGGGCGGGACGGTCCGGATCAACCGGCCCCACGACGCCCAGGAGCTCGGAGTCGCCACCGTCTACCAGGACTTGGCCCTCTGCGACAACCTCGACGTGGTCGCCAACCTCTTCCTCGGCCGCGAACTGCGCAGGGCCTCGGTCCTCGACGAGATCGCGATGGAGAAGCGCGCCAAGGAACTGCTGGACACCCTGTCCATCCGGATCCCCAGCGTCCGTATCCCGGTCGCCTCGCTCTCCGGCGGTCAGCGCCAGGTCGTGGCCATTGCCCGCGCCCTGATCGGTGATCCCGAGGTCGTCATCCTCGACGAGCCGACCGCCGCCCTCGGCGTCGAGCAGACCGCCCAGGTCCTCGACCTCGTCGAGCGACTGCGCGAGCGCGGTCACGGCGTCATCCTCATCAGCCACAACATGGCCGACGTGCGCGCGGTCGCCGACAAGGTGGCGGTGCTGCGGCTGGGCCGCAACAACGGAGTCTTCGACGTGGCGACCACGTCCCACGAGGAGATCATCTCCGCGATCACCGGCGCCACGGACAACGCCGTCACGCGCCGCCAGGCACGCACCGCCACGAAGGAGGGAGCGAAGTGA
- a CDS encoding sugar ABC transporter permease has product MDPRLLVREEGLKGYWSEFTRKVRGGELGSLPVLVGLIVIAIVFQLQNSNFLSASSVANIAVYSSGLGIMAVGIVFVLLLGEIDLSVGSLAGVGAAVCVVLNVRHGWNDWAAVLAAVFCGMVIGALHGFFFAKIGMPAFVVTLAGFLGWSGLQEWVIGGEGSINTPSGGIVENLTNYFFEDKAVAYGVALVAVLAYAFSLLVDSRRRGAAGLPARPTSEILLRTGVIAVLCFAVAYVLNEPSGARGMPLALVLFLAVLVLADFVARRTAFGRQVFAVGGNPEAARRAGIGVDRIRITVFALSGMLGAFGGLFIASLSGGATKGLGGGNTLMLVIAATVIGGTSLFGGRGKVWSALLGMIVIQSIQQGLNMIGMANAIQYMITGAVLLAAVVIDSVSRRTQKTAGRA; this is encoded by the coding sequence GTGGACCCGCGCCTGCTGGTCCGCGAGGAGGGACTCAAGGGCTACTGGTCCGAGTTCACCCGCAAGGTGCGCGGCGGCGAACTCGGCTCCCTGCCGGTCCTCGTCGGACTGATCGTCATCGCGATCGTCTTCCAGCTCCAGAACAGCAACTTCCTCTCCGCCAGTTCCGTCGCCAACATCGCCGTCTACAGCTCCGGCCTCGGCATCATGGCGGTCGGCATCGTCTTCGTGCTGCTGCTCGGCGAGATCGACCTGTCCGTCGGCTCGCTCGCCGGCGTCGGCGCGGCCGTCTGCGTCGTGCTCAACGTGCGCCACGGCTGGAACGACTGGGCGGCGGTGCTCGCCGCGGTGTTCTGCGGCATGGTGATCGGCGCACTGCACGGCTTCTTTTTCGCCAAGATCGGGATGCCGGCCTTCGTCGTCACCCTGGCCGGCTTCCTCGGCTGGAGCGGTCTGCAGGAGTGGGTGATCGGTGGTGAGGGCTCGATCAACACGCCGTCCGGTGGCATCGTCGAGAACCTCACCAACTACTTCTTCGAGGACAAGGCTGTCGCGTACGGTGTTGCCCTGGTCGCCGTCCTCGCGTACGCCTTCTCGCTCCTGGTGGACAGCCGGCGCCGCGGGGCCGCGGGCCTGCCGGCCCGTCCGACCAGCGAGATCCTGCTCCGTACGGGCGTCATCGCCGTCCTGTGCTTCGCCGTCGCGTACGTGCTGAACGAGCCCTCCGGCGCCCGCGGAATGCCGCTGGCCCTGGTGCTCTTCCTCGCCGTGCTGGTCCTCGCGGACTTCGTGGCCCGCCGGACCGCCTTCGGCCGCCAGGTCTTCGCGGTGGGCGGCAACCCGGAGGCGGCCCGCCGCGCCGGCATCGGCGTCGACCGCATCCGGATCACCGTCTTCGCGCTCTCCGGCATGCTGGGCGCCTTCGGCGGCCTCTTCATCGCCAGCCTCTCCGGCGGCGCCACCAAGGGCCTCGGCGGCGGCAACACGCTGATGCTGGTCATCGCGGCGACCGTCATCGGCGGCACCAGCCTCTTCGGCGGCCGGGGCAAGGTCTGGTCCGCGCTGCTCGGCATGATCGTGATCCAGTCGATCCAGCAGGGCCTGAACATGATCGGTATGGCCAACGCCATCCAGTACATGATCACGGGCGCCGTCCTGCTGGCCGCCGTGGTCATCGACTCGGTCTCGCGCCGCACCCAGAAGACGGCGGGCCGCGCGTAA
- a CDS encoding carbohydrate ABC transporter permease, with protein sequence MKTTDTPPAPPAAGPAPAAKRPAPAVEEKSSEGKVLNVFSHGVLIIWAILVVMPLLWAVMSSFKTDDSILSTPWELPDKLHFENWSRAWNQAHMSDYFFNTIVVVGGSLVGTLLLGSMAAYVLARFDFPGNRFLYFLFIGGMSFPIILALVPLFFVMNNMSLLNTQHGLILVYIAYSLPFTVFFLTSFFRTLPTSVAEAAMLDGASHTRTFFQVMLPMAKPGLISVGIFNFLGQWNQYMLPTVLNTDPNQRVLSQGLVELANSQGYKGDWSGLFAGLVMAMLPVLGAYIVFQRQVVAGLTAGAVK encoded by the coding sequence GTGAAGACGACTGACACCCCGCCCGCGCCCCCGGCGGCGGGCCCGGCCCCCGCGGCCAAGCGCCCCGCCCCGGCCGTCGAGGAGAAGAGCAGCGAGGGCAAGGTCCTCAACGTCTTCTCGCACGGTGTGCTGATCATCTGGGCGATCCTGGTCGTCATGCCGCTGCTCTGGGCGGTGATGTCGTCGTTCAAGACGGACGACTCGATCCTGTCGACGCCGTGGGAGCTGCCCGACAAGCTGCACTTCGAGAACTGGTCGCGCGCCTGGAACCAGGCGCACATGAGCGACTACTTCTTCAACACGATCGTGGTGGTGGGCGGCTCGCTCGTCGGTACGCTGCTGCTGGGGTCGATGGCGGCCTACGTGCTGGCGCGGTTCGACTTCCCGGGCAACCGCTTCCTGTACTTCCTGTTCATCGGCGGGATGAGCTTCCCGATCATTCTGGCGCTGGTCCCGCTGTTCTTCGTGATGAACAACATGTCCCTGCTGAACACGCAGCACGGACTGATCCTGGTGTACATCGCGTACTCGTTGCCGTTCACCGTCTTCTTCCTCACCTCGTTCTTCCGGACGCTGCCGACCTCGGTGGCGGAGGCGGCGATGCTCGACGGGGCCTCGCACACCCGGACGTTCTTCCAGGTGATGCTGCCCATGGCGAAGCCCGGCCTGATCAGCGTCGGCATCTTCAACTTCCTCGGGCAGTGGAACCAGTACATGCTGCCGACGGTGCTCAACACCGACCCGAACCAGCGGGTGCTCTCCCAGGGGCTGGTCGAACTGGCCAACAGCCAGGGGTACAAGGGTGACTGGTCGGGTCTGTTCGCCGGTCTGGTGATGGCGATGCTGCCGGTCCTCGGGGCCTACATCGTCTTCCAGCGCCAGGTCGTCGCGGGACTCACCGCGGGCGCCGTGAAGTAA
- the dxs gene encoding 1-deoxy-D-xylulose-5-phosphate synthase gives MALLTRIGGPRDLDRLTPEQLDRLAGEIRTFLVEAVSKTGGHLGPNLGVVELTIALHRVFDSPKDKVLFDTGHQSYVHKLLTGRQDFSKLKSKGGLSGYPSRAESEHDVIENSHASTVLGWADGLAKANEVLGKDDHVVAVIGDGALTGGMAWEALNNIAAAKDRPLVIVVNDNERSYAPTIGGLANHLATLRTTDGYERFLARGKDILERTPVVGRPLYETLHGAKKGLKDFIAPQGMFEDLGLKYVGPIDGHDIEALESALQRAKRFGGPVIVHCITEKGRGYTPALQDEADRFHAVGKIHPDTGLPIATSGLDWTSVFGEEMVKLGKEREDIVAITAAMLQPVGLAGFEKEFPDRIYDVGIAEQHGAVSAAGLATGGLHPVFAVYATFLNRAFDQVLMDVALHKCGVTFVLDRAGITGTDGASHNGMWDMSILQCVPTLRIAAPRDADQVRAQLREAVEVDDAPTVVRFSKGAVGPAVKAVGKAGGMDVLREPGTDRPDVLLVSVGALAPMCLEIADLLEAQGISTTVVDPRWVKPVDEAMAPLAERHRVVVTVEDNSRAGGVGSAVSQALRDAGVDVPLRDFGIPPRFLDHASRKEVLAEIGLTAPDIARQVTGLVARLDGRFGDADPRSVIEPVRD, from the coding sequence GTGGCCCTGCTGACCCGCATCGGTGGACCGCGTGACCTGGACCGGCTCACACCCGAGCAGCTGGACCGGCTCGCCGGGGAGATCCGGACCTTCCTCGTCGAGGCCGTGTCGAAGACCGGTGGCCACCTCGGCCCCAACCTGGGCGTGGTCGAGCTGACCATCGCCCTGCACCGGGTCTTCGACTCGCCGAAGGACAAGGTGCTGTTCGACACCGGCCACCAGAGCTACGTGCACAAGCTGCTCACCGGCCGGCAGGACTTCTCGAAGCTCAAGAGCAAGGGCGGCCTCTCCGGCTACCCCTCCCGCGCGGAGTCCGAGCACGACGTCATCGAGAATTCGCACGCCTCCACGGTGCTCGGCTGGGCCGACGGCCTCGCCAAGGCCAACGAGGTGCTGGGCAAGGACGACCACGTCGTCGCGGTCATCGGTGACGGAGCTCTCACCGGCGGCATGGCCTGGGAAGCGCTGAACAACATCGCCGCCGCCAAGGACCGCCCGCTCGTCATCGTCGTCAACGACAACGAGCGCTCCTACGCGCCGACCATCGGCGGTCTCGCCAACCACCTCGCCACGCTGCGCACCACCGACGGCTACGAGCGCTTCCTGGCCCGCGGCAAGGACATCCTGGAGCGCACCCCCGTCGTCGGCCGGCCGCTGTACGAGACGCTGCACGGCGCCAAGAAGGGGCTGAAGGACTTCATCGCCCCGCAGGGCATGTTCGAGGACCTCGGCCTGAAGTACGTCGGACCGATCGACGGCCACGACATCGAGGCCCTGGAGTCGGCGCTCCAGCGCGCCAAGCGCTTCGGCGGCCCCGTCATCGTGCACTGCATCACGGAGAAGGGCCGCGGCTACACCCCGGCCCTCCAGGACGAGGCGGACCGCTTCCACGCCGTCGGCAAGATCCACCCGGACACCGGGCTGCCCATCGCCACCTCCGGCCTGGACTGGACCTCGGTCTTCGGCGAGGAGATGGTCAAGCTCGGCAAGGAGCGCGAGGACATCGTCGCGATCACCGCGGCCATGCTCCAGCCGGTCGGCCTGGCCGGGTTCGAGAAGGAGTTCCCGGACCGGATCTACGACGTCGGCATCGCCGAGCAGCACGGCGCGGTCTCCGCGGCCGGGCTCGCCACCGGCGGACTGCACCCGGTCTTCGCGGTGTACGCCACCTTCCTCAACCGTGCCTTCGACCAGGTCCTGATGGACGTCGCACTGCACAAGTGCGGTGTGACCTTCGTCCTGGACCGGGCCGGGATCACCGGCACGGACGGCGCCTCGCACAACGGCATGTGGGACATGTCGATCCTGCAGTGCGTGCCCACGCTGCGGATCGCCGCCCCGCGCGACGCCGACCAGGTCCGCGCCCAGCTGCGCGAGGCCGTCGAGGTCGACGACGCCCCGACCGTGGTCCGCTTCTCCAAGGGCGCGGTCGGCCCGGCGGTCAAGGCCGTCGGGAAGGCCGGCGGCATGGACGTGCTGCGCGAGCCCGGCACCGACCGGCCGGACGTCCTGCTGGTCTCGGTCGGCGCGCTGGCCCCGATGTGCCTGGAGATCGCGGACCTGCTGGAGGCCCAGGGCATTTCGACGACCGTGGTCGACCCGCGCTGGGTCAAGCCGGTCGACGAGGCGATGGCCCCGCTCGCCGAGCGGCACCGGGTCGTCGTCACCGTCGAGGACAACAGCAGGGCCGGCGGTGTCGGCTCGGCCGTCTCCCAGGCGCTGCGCGACGCCGGGGTCGACGTACCGCTGCGCGACTTCGGCATCCCGCCGCGCTTCCTCGACCACGCCTCCCGCAAGGAGGTCCTGGCCGAGATCGGGCTGACCGCGCCGGACATCGCCCGCCAGGTCACCGGCCTGGTCGCCAGGCTGGACGGCCGCTTCGGGGACGCCGACCCCCGCTCCGTGATCGAGCCCGTCCGCGACTGA
- a CDS encoding LCP family protein, with the protein MSHDATPPGRSAPQDGGRKRRGAPRKRRRGLRIALVSVLVLLLAAGGTLYWLYSRLDGNIKGVDIDKALGEDRPEKLPTSGQNLLVLGSDSRAGAENKELGGGGDVGGARSDTALVVHIPEGRAKAVAVSIPRDTLVTRPECTKTDGTSVPSADRVMFNSVYSQVGPACVVKTVEKMSGVRMDHYLEINFAGFKDLVDAIGGVTIDVPKDIHDKSSGLDLTAGRHKLDGTQSLAYVRTRHGIGDGSDLGRIGLQQQFLLALLSEVKSQDLLGSPAKSYKIASSATRSLTTDSGLASLKSLAEFARSMNGVDPDTMETIMLPVAYDKQDPNRVVAARPQADQLWKAVREDGAIPESAKKSPATGG; encoded by the coding sequence ATGAGCCACGACGCCACGCCCCCGGGCCGCTCGGCCCCCCAGGACGGCGGCCGGAAGCGCAGGGGCGCCCCCCGCAAACGCCGCCGCGGCCTGCGGATCGCGCTCGTCTCGGTGCTCGTCCTGCTGCTCGCCGCCGGCGGCACCCTGTACTGGCTGTACAGCCGTCTGGACGGGAACATCAAGGGCGTCGACATCGACAAGGCCCTCGGCGAGGACCGCCCCGAGAAGCTGCCCACCAGCGGCCAGAACCTGCTGGTCCTGGGCTCCGACTCACGGGCCGGCGCGGAGAACAAAGAGCTGGGCGGGGGCGGCGACGTCGGCGGCGCCCGCTCGGACACCGCGCTGGTGGTGCACATACCCGAGGGCCGGGCGAAGGCCGTCGCGGTCTCCATACCGCGCGACACCCTGGTCACCCGGCCCGAGTGCACCAAAACCGACGGCACGTCGGTGCCCTCGGCGGACCGTGTGATGTTCAACTCCGTCTACTCGCAGGTCGGACCGGCCTGCGTGGTCAAGACCGTCGAGAAGATGTCCGGGGTCCGCATGGACCACTACCTCGAGATCAACTTCGCCGGGTTCAAGGACCTGGTGGACGCCATCGGCGGCGTCACGATCGACGTCCCGAAGGACATCCACGACAAGTCCTCCGGCCTCGACCTCACGGCGGGCCGGCACAAGCTCGACGGTACCCAGTCCCTGGCGTACGTCCGCACCCGGCACGGCATCGGCGACGGCAGCGACCTCGGCCGGATCGGGCTCCAGCAGCAGTTCCTGCTCGCGCTGCTGAGCGAGGTGAAGTCGCAGGACCTGCTGGGCAGCCCGGCCAAGTCGTACAAGATCGCCAGTTCGGCCACCCGCTCGCTGACCACCGACTCGGGGCTCGCCTCGCTGAAGTCCCTCGCCGAGTTCGCCCGGTCGATGAACGGCGTGGACCCGGACACCATGGAGACGATCATGCTTCCGGTGGCGTACGACAAACAGGACCCCAACCGGGTGGTGGCGGCCCGGCCGCAGGCCGACCAGCTCTGGAAGGCCGTCCGGGAGGACGGCGCGATCCCCGAGTCCGCCAAGAAGTCCCCCGCGACCGGCGGCTGA
- a CDS encoding NTP pyrophosphohydrolase has product MPSERTLVIVDAANVVGSVPDGWWRDRRAATERLRDALVPLASAGLPGHPGPVELVLVVEGRARGVASVPGVLVDPAPAGGDDRIAELAGAAADRVCVVVTADRELRRRVEEHGARCVGPRTVRPAPPAGTP; this is encoded by the coding sequence ATGCCGAGCGAACGGACCCTGGTGATCGTGGACGCGGCCAACGTGGTCGGCTCCGTGCCCGACGGGTGGTGGCGGGACCGTCGCGCCGCCACCGAGCGGCTCCGGGACGCCCTGGTCCCGCTGGCCTCGGCGGGGCTGCCGGGACACCCCGGCCCCGTCGAGCTGGTGCTGGTCGTCGAGGGCCGGGCCCGCGGCGTCGCGTCGGTGCCCGGCGTCCTGGTGGACCCGGCGCCGGCCGGCGGCGACGACCGGATCGCCGAACTCGCCGGGGCGGCGGCGGACCGGGTCTGCGTGGTGGTCACCGCCGACCGGGAGCTGAGGCGGCGGGTCGAGGAACACGGGGCCCGGTGCGTGGGGCCGCGCACGGTACGGCCGGCCCCGCCCGCCGGTACGCCCTGA
- a CDS encoding ROK family transcriptional regulator, whose protein sequence is METPGSQTSLHRANLERVVRAVRMAGSLTQAEIARSTGLSAATVSNIVRELKEGGTVEVTPTSAGGRRARSVSLSGDAGVVIGVDFGHTHLRVAVGNLAHQVLAEEAEPLDVDASSAQGFGRAERLVKRLIETTGISRDKVIGVGLGVPGPIDVESGTLGSTSILPGWTGINPGKELAGRLGVPVHVDNDANLGALGELVWGSGRGVKDLAYIKVADGVGAGLVIDGRIYRGPGGTAGEIGHITLDESGPVCRCGNRGCLETFAAARYVLPLLTPGHGPDLTMERVVQLARGGDPGCRRVIGDVGRHIGSGVASLCNLLNPSRVVLGGSLAEAGELVLAPIRDSVSRYAIPSAARQLSVLPGALGGRAEVLGALALVLSEMGDSPLLESALSAGAPAFT, encoded by the coding sequence ATGGAGACTCCGGGGTCGCAGACGTCGCTGCATCGCGCCAACCTGGAGCGGGTCGTGCGGGCGGTGCGCATGGCGGGTTCGCTCACCCAGGCCGAGATCGCCCGGAGCACCGGCTTGTCGGCGGCCACCGTCTCCAACATCGTTCGTGAACTGAAGGAAGGCGGCACGGTCGAGGTGACCCCCACCTCGGCGGGCGGCCGCCGGGCCCGCAGCGTCTCGCTCAGCGGCGATGCGGGCGTCGTGATCGGCGTCGACTTCGGGCACACGCACCTGCGGGTGGCGGTCGGCAACCTCGCCCACCAGGTACTGGCAGAGGAGGCCGAGCCGCTGGACGTGGACGCCTCGTCCGCGCAGGGGTTCGGGCGGGCGGAACGACTCGTGAAGCGGCTGATCGAAACGACCGGGATCAGCCGGGACAAGGTGATCGGGGTGGGCCTCGGCGTTCCCGGCCCGATCGACGTGGAGTCCGGCACGCTGGGCTCCACGTCGATCCTGCCGGGCTGGACGGGCATCAACCCCGGCAAGGAGCTCGCGGGCCGGCTCGGCGTGCCGGTGCACGTCGACAACGACGCCAACCTCGGGGCGCTCGGCGAGCTGGTCTGGGGGAGCGGCCGCGGCGTCAAGGACCTCGCCTACATCAAGGTCGCCGACGGCGTCGGCGCCGGCCTGGTGATCGACGGACGGATCTACCGGGGACCGGGCGGCACGGCCGGCGAGATCGGGCACATCACGCTCGACGAGTCGGGGCCGGTGTGCCGCTGCGGGAACCGGGGGTGCCTGGAGACCTTCGCGGCGGCCCGGTACGTCCTGCCGCTGCTCACGCCCGGCCACGGCCCCGATCTCACCATGGAGCGGGTGGTCCAGCTGGCCCGCGGGGGCGACCCGGGCTGCCGCCGGGTGATCGGGGACGTCGGGCGGCACATCGGCAGCGGGGTGGCCAGCCTCTGCAACCTGCTCAACCCCAGCCGGGTGGTCCTCGGGGGCTCGCTCGCCGAGGCGGGCGAGCTGGTGCTCGCGCCGATCCGCGACTCGGTCTCCCGGTACGCCATTCCCAGCGCGGCCCGTCAACTGTCGGTGCTGCCGGGCGCGTTGGGCGGCCGGGCCGAGGTGCTGGGCGCACTGGCCCTGGTGCTCAGCGAGATGGGGGATTCACCCCTTTTGGAGAGCGCCCTGTCGGCGGGCGCTCCTGCCTTCACTTAG
- a CDS encoding amino acid permease has translation MTAQQDTPPSSDGLFRTKTVEQSIRDTEEPEHALRKSLSALDLTVFGVGVIIGTGIFVLTGKVAKETAGPATALAFVAAGIVCALAALCYAEFASTVPVAGSAYTFAYASLGELVAWIIGWDLVLEFALGTAVVAVGWSGYVRSLMDNFGWHMPEVLSGPDVAEGFGFDILAFALVLVLTVVLVLGMKLSARVTSVVVAIKLAVVLIVIVAGLFFVKAANYSPFIPEAEPQESGTGLTAPLVQLMFGYAPTNFGVMGIFTAASIVFFAFIGFDVVATAAEETKLPQRDMPRGILASLFICTVLYVAVSLVVTGMEHYSELSVEAPLADAFKSVGHPVYAGLISFGAAIGLTTVCLILLLGQTRVFFAMSRDGLLPRFFSKTHPKFGTPYRPTVLLGVVIAIVAGFTSINELATLVNIGTLFAFVVVALGVLVLRRTRPDLHRAFRTPWVPLVPLLSVAASVWLMLNLPAETWLRFAVWMALGVIIYFAYGRGRSRLNARPTAER, from the coding sequence GTGACGGCCCAGCAGGACACACCACCCAGCAGCGACGGACTGTTCCGGACCAAGACGGTCGAGCAGTCCATCCGCGACACCGAGGAGCCGGAGCACGCGCTCAGGAAGTCCCTCTCCGCCCTGGACCTCACGGTTTTCGGCGTGGGGGTCATCATCGGCACCGGCATCTTCGTGCTCACCGGCAAGGTGGCCAAGGAGACGGCCGGCCCCGCCACCGCCCTCGCCTTCGTGGCCGCGGGCATCGTCTGCGCCCTGGCGGCGCTCTGCTACGCCGAGTTCGCCTCCACCGTGCCGGTCGCCGGGTCCGCGTACACGTTCGCCTACGCCTCCCTCGGCGAGCTGGTCGCCTGGATCATCGGCTGGGACCTGGTGCTGGAGTTCGCGCTGGGCACGGCGGTGGTGGCGGTCGGCTGGTCCGGCTATGTGCGCTCGCTGATGGACAACTTCGGCTGGCACATGCCCGAAGTGCTCTCGGGACCGGACGTGGCGGAAGGTTTCGGCTTCGACATCCTGGCCTTCGCGCTGGTGCTCGTCCTGACCGTGGTGCTGGTGCTCGGGATGAAGCTCTCGGCCCGGGTCACGAGCGTGGTGGTCGCCATCAAGCTCGCGGTGGTCCTGATCGTGATCGTCGCGGGGCTGTTCTTCGTGAAGGCCGCCAACTACTCGCCCTTCATCCCGGAGGCGGAGCCGCAGGAATCGGGCACCGGGCTGACCGCGCCGCTGGTCCAGCTGATGTTCGGTTACGCCCCCACCAACTTCGGCGTCATGGGCATCTTCACCGCCGCCTCCATCGTCTTCTTCGCCTTCATCGGATTCGACGTGGTGGCCACCGCGGCCGAGGAGACGAAGCTCCCGCAGCGGGACATGCCGCGCGGCATCCTCGCCTCGCTCTTCATCTGCACCGTGCTCTACGTCGCCGTGTCCCTGGTGGTCACCGGCATGGAGCACTACAGCGAACTGTCGGTCGAGGCGCCGCTGGCCGACGCCTTCAAGTCCGTCGGCCATCCCGTCTACGCCGGACTCATCAGCTTCGGCGCCGCGATCGGTCTCACCACGGTCTGTCTGATCCTGCTGCTGGGGCAGACCCGGGTGTTCTTCGCGATGAGCCGCGACGGGCTGCTTCCGCGGTTCTTCTCCAAGACGCACCCCAAGTTCGGCACCCCGTACCGCCCGACCGTCCTGCTCGGTGTGGTCATCGCGATCGTCGCCGGTTTCACCAGCATCAACGAGCTGGCGACCCTGGTGAACATCGGCACGCTCTTCGCGTTCGTCGTCGTCGCGCTGGGCGTCCTGGTGCTGCGCCGCACCCGCCCCGATCTGCACCGCGCCTTCCGCACCCCGTGGGTGCCGCTGGTCCCGCTGCTCTCGGTGGCCGCCTCGGTGTGGCTGATGCTCAATCTGCCGGCGGAGACCTGGCTGCGGTTCGCGGTCTGGATGGCCCTCGGCGTGATCATCTACTTCGCGTACGGGCGCGGGCGCAGCCGCCTCAACGCCCGGCCGACCGCCGAGAGGTGA